The following are from one region of the Pseudazoarcus pumilus genome:
- a CDS encoding DUF4124 domain-containing protein: MNRFILTLALALALATSAQAQIFRCDDGKGGTLYTQQPCEDGAQVVDPGPNAELAEGAREAALRREIEQLREDIRRLEEQRAAAPYDGPDYGRSESDLRADQASSYACKQAMRSYEISANSIKRADVEQKRVAMYAACGMREPDRHIDPYDDRYRDPYRRGGTTVIVR, encoded by the coding sequence ATGAACCGCTTCATCCTCACTCTCGCGCTCGCTCTGGCGCTTGCCACGAGCGCGCAGGCACAGATCTTCCGCTGTGACGACGGCAAGGGTGGCACGCTGTACACCCAGCAACCCTGCGAAGACGGCGCACAGGTGGTCGACCCCGGCCCCAACGCCGAACTCGCCGAGGGCGCGCGCGAGGCTGCGCTACGCCGCGAGATCGAGCAATTGCGCGAGGACATCCGCCGCCTCGAGGAACAACGCGCGGCGGCGCCCTACGACGGCCCCGACTACGGCCGCAGCGAATCGGACCTGCGCGCCGATCAGGCCAGTTCCTACGCCTGCAAGCAGGCCATGCGCTCATACGAGATCAGCGCCAACTCGATCAAGCGTGCCGACGTCGAACAAAAGCGCGTGGCGATGTACGCCGCCTGCGGCATGCGCGAACCCGACCGCCACATCGACCCCTACGACGATCGCTACCGAGACCCCTATCGCCGTGGCGGCACGACGGTGATCGTGCGCTGA
- a CDS encoding DUF1499 domain-containing protein, whose product MNQVQRPVSRLAVIGLVLAFGAAAALLAGGLGHRAGWWHFTSGLKLAEWGVYGALVALAVSLLAAVLTWPDAARKRGFPLALVGVLATLPVIATAGYWVHAARTYPVINDISTDLDDPPVFRDMPNPTDHPGESFAAKQREAYPDIVPLMLAAPAQQVFEHARALVDERGWSVVAADEVDLRIEATDKSRLFGFVDEVVLRIAATPDGTRVDMRSRSRLGRSDLGVNAARIRAFLDDLAARNRDR is encoded by the coding sequence ATGAATCAAGTGCAACGACCGGTCAGCCGGCTGGCGGTCATCGGGCTGGTGCTCGCGTTCGGCGCGGCGGCTGCGCTGTTGGCCGGCGGATTGGGGCATCGCGCCGGCTGGTGGCACTTCACGTCGGGCCTGAAACTCGCGGAGTGGGGCGTGTATGGCGCGCTGGTGGCACTGGCGGTGTCGCTGCTCGCAGCGGTGCTCACCTGGCCTGATGCGGCGCGCAAGCGCGGCTTTCCGCTGGCGCTGGTCGGCGTGCTGGCGACGCTGCCGGTGATCGCCACGGCAGGCTACTGGGTGCATGCGGCGCGCACCTACCCGGTCATCAACGACATCAGTACCGATCTCGACGACCCTCCGGTGTTCAGGGACATGCCCAACCCCACCGACCACCCCGGCGAGTCCTTCGCCGCCAAACAGCGCGAGGCCTATCCCGACATTGTGCCGCTGATGCTCGCCGCACCGGCGCAGCAGGTCTTCGAGCACGCACGCGCGCTGGTCGATGAGCGCGGCTGGAGCGTGGTGGCCGCGGACGAGGTCGATCTGCGCATCGAGGCCACCGACAAGAGCCGGCTGTTCGGTTTCGTGGACGAAGTCGTGCTGCGCATCGCCGCAACACCCGACGGCACGCGCGTGGACATGCGCTCACGCTCGCGCCTGGGGCGCAGCGACCTGGGCGTCAATGCCGCGCGCATCCGTGCCTTTCTGGACGACCTCGCCGCCCGCAACCGAGATCGCTGA
- a CDS encoding ABC transporter ATP-binding protein/permease has translation MPATDITERARLAQLLGPAGRGQQAGRAASVAVGLAVVAQAAAIALAIDATVFRGEFPAGWIWLLAIGAVMLRFACAVVRETVALCAARAVRDDVRERLRRRMDALGPHALAREGGAAWAARYHNDVDALSAWPARYAPARDAACIVPPLVLFAAASQDVFAAFLLAASAPLILAFMVLTGLRSARVHARQQHEQGRMEAHFLDRLRALDLIRRSGALQRSAREVFAAADRYRQMSMRVLRVAFLSSAVMELFSAIAIGLVAIHVGFALLGGGDTPGITPFAGLFVLLLAPEFFAPLRAFAQGWHDRAGALSAARALATAIDGMRVAPAAAPPAPRGDALLVADALSVSPAADAPSVVEAVALRVSSGEIVVLTGASGAGKSTLLAVCAGFIAPRAGRLERVADIAWLAQAGHLFHGTLRDNLRLAAPDADDARLGEALAAAGLAVDDSALPDGLDTAIGEGRRGLSGGQAQRVALARAWLSGARLWLLDEPTRGLDDETAEALWSSLMTMARERGAGLLVATHDVRAIARAGRVLHLANARLEEVVDAPV, from the coding sequence GTGCCGGCGACGGATATCACTGAGCGCGCGCGGCTGGCGCAGCTGCTGGGGCCGGCGGGCCGCGGGCAGCAGGCCGGACGCGCGGCATCCGTCGCCGTGGGTCTGGCGGTCGTCGCGCAGGCCGCGGCCATCGCGCTGGCAATCGACGCGACGGTATTCCGCGGCGAATTTCCCGCCGGGTGGATATGGCTGCTGGCGATTGGCGCCGTGATGCTGCGATTCGCGTGTGCGGTAGTGCGCGAGACGGTCGCCTTGTGTGCTGCGCGCGCCGTGCGCGATGACGTGCGCGAGCGCCTGCGCCGGCGCATGGATGCCCTGGGACCGCATGCGCTGGCGCGCGAGGGCGGGGCGGCGTGGGCCGCGCGCTATCACAACGATGTGGACGCCTTGTCGGCGTGGCCGGCGCGCTATGCCCCCGCGCGTGACGCGGCCTGCATCGTGCCACCGCTGGTACTGTTCGCCGCCGCAAGCCAGGACGTTTTTGCGGCGTTTCTGCTCGCCGCCTCGGCCCCGCTGATCCTCGCCTTCATGGTGCTCACCGGTTTGCGCAGCGCGCGCGTGCACGCCCGCCAGCAGCACGAGCAAGGTCGCATGGAGGCGCATTTTCTCGACCGTCTGCGCGCGCTCGACCTGATCCGGCGCAGCGGTGCGCTCCAACGCAGCGCGCGCGAGGTGTTTGCGGCGGCAGATCGTTACCGGCAGATGTCGATGCGCGTGCTGCGCGTGGCCTTTCTGTCCTCGGCGGTGATGGAGCTGTTCTCTGCCATCGCGATCGGACTGGTCGCCATCCACGTCGGCTTCGCGCTGCTCGGCGGCGGCGACACGCCGGGCATCACGCCCTTTGCCGGCCTGTTCGTATTGCTGCTCGCGCCCGAGTTCTTCGCGCCGTTGCGCGCCTTCGCGCAGGGCTGGCACGACCGTGCCGGCGCGCTGTCGGCGGCGCGCGCGCTCGCCACGGCGATCGACGGTATGCGCGTCGCACCGGCTGCGGCACCGCCTGCGCCGCGCGGCGATGCACTGCTTGTCGCGGACGCACTGAGCGTCTCGCCTGCCGCAGACGCGCCGTCCGTCGTCGAGGCGGTCGCGCTGCGCGTGAGTTCGGGCGAGATCGTCGTGCTGACCGGCGCCAGCGGTGCCGGCAAGTCGACGCTGCTGGCCGTCTGCGCCGGCTTCATCGCGCCACGCGCAGGCCGGCTCGAGCGCGTGGCCGACATTGCCTGGCTGGCCCAGGCAGGGCATCTGTTCCACGGCACGCTGCGTGACAACCTGCGGCTGGCGGCACCGGATGCGGACGACGCGCGGCTTGGCGAGGCGCTCGCAGCGGCCGGCCTTGCGGTGGATGATTCGGCGCTGCCCGACGGGCTGGACACCGCAATCGGAGAAGGCCGGCGCGGTCTGTCCGGCGGGCAGGCGCAGCGCGTTGCGCTGGCCCGTGCGTGGCTGTCGGGCGCGCGCCTTTGGCTGCTCGACGAGCCCACGCGCGGACTCGACGATGAAACCGCCGAGGCCTTGTGGTCCAGCCTCATGACGATGGCGCGCGAGCGTGGCGCCGGCTTGCTGGTCGCCACCCACGATGTACGGGCCATCGCACGCGCCGGCCGCGTGCTGCATCTGGCGAACGCGCGTCTCGAGGAGGTCGTCGATGCGCCGGTCTGA
- a CDS encoding amino acid ABC transporter ATP-binding/permease protein, with protein MRRSDPLHVLLVGGRRWLAATAALLALTWVAGVALLALSGWFVTASALAGLGALAGLNIFTPAAGIRAAALLRTVARYGERVVGHEAVLRRLAELRCDAFERIASLPPVAQRRLRSGDWQTRLVADIDTLDAVPLRVIAPTLAALASTGFAAALAGWLAGWTAATLVIGVAVAVLCAAMFAGRAGRRCGEALVAGRARERIALLDHVDGMAELAVYGRLDASRATLAELARTHSRRLDGQSAVAALAEHAVQALVGLGTLAMLALALSAHVDGSISGPVAVLLALMVLGLGEALASLPGAGWRLGESLAAAARLDFGGAVLADDVQPRGDAGAAITARALVVGFDARRPLWHGLDLDLEPGVPLLVCGPSGSGKSALLATLAGELDPLAGQVRIGDRALAECGASDVALLAQDTVLLDASVFANLRLARPDVDAHEASRLLLAVGLDEFADGGTRGLRTRVGEGAANLSGGQARRVLLAWLLLRDPALALLDEPFSGLDEAARERAMSALEPWLVRRCAVIATHEPECFPAHWPRIERR; from the coding sequence ATGCGCCGGTCTGATCCGCTGCACGTTCTGCTGGTCGGTGGTCGTCGCTGGCTGGCCGCGACTGCCGCGCTGCTCGCGCTGACCTGGGTGGCGGGCGTCGCGCTGCTGGCCCTGTCGGGCTGGTTCGTCACCGCCAGTGCACTGGCCGGGCTGGGTGCGCTGGCCGGCCTGAACATCTTCACCCCGGCCGCGGGGATCCGCGCGGCGGCGTTGCTGCGCACGGTAGCGCGCTACGGTGAGCGTGTGGTCGGCCACGAGGCGGTGCTGCGCCGCCTGGCCGAACTGCGCTGCGATGCCTTCGAACGCATCGCCTCGCTGCCCCCGGTCGCGCAGCGCCGGCTGCGAAGCGGCGACTGGCAGACGCGGCTGGTGGCCGATATCGACACGCTCGACGCCGTGCCGCTGCGCGTGATTGCACCGACGCTTGCAGCGCTGGCCTCGACCGGATTCGCGGCCGCGCTGGCCGGCTGGCTGGCGGGCTGGACGGCCGCGACGCTGGTGATCGGGGTCGCCGTCGCGGTGCTCTGCGCCGCAATGTTCGCCGGGCGTGCCGGCCGTCGCTGCGGTGAGGCGCTGGTGGCGGGGCGTGCGCGCGAGCGCATCGCGCTGCTCGATCACGTCGACGGCATGGCCGAACTGGCCGTGTATGGCCGGCTCGATGCGAGTCGCGCGACACTCGCCGAACTCGCGCGTACGCATTCGCGCCGCCTCGACGGCCAGAGCGCCGTGGCGGCGCTTGCCGAGCACGCGGTGCAGGCACTCGTCGGGCTGGGGACGCTGGCGATGCTCGCGCTCGCGCTGTCCGCGCATGTCGACGGCAGCATCTCCGGGCCGGTCGCGGTATTGCTGGCGCTGATGGTGCTGGGACTGGGCGAGGCGCTGGCGAGCCTGCCGGGGGCGGGCTGGCGGCTGGGCGAGAGCCTGGCTGCGGCCGCGCGGCTGGACTTCGGCGGCGCTGTGCTCGCGGACGATGTGCAGCCGCGCGGCGATGCGGGGGCGGCGATCACGGCGCGCGCGCTCGTGGTCGGATTCGATGCGCGGCGCCCGTTGTGGCACGGACTCGATCTCGACCTGGAGCCCGGGGTGCCCTTGCTCGTGTGCGGGCCCAGCGGCAGTGGCAAGTCCGCGCTGCTCGCCACGCTGGCCGGCGAGCTCGACCCGCTGGCAGGCCAGGTCCGTATCGGCGATCGGGCCCTGGCCGAATGTGGCGCTTCGGACGTGGCGCTGCTGGCGCAGGACACGGTACTGCTCGACGCCAGCGTGTTCGCCAACCTGCGGCTCGCTCGACCCGACGTGGACGCGCACGAGGCCTCGCGGCTGCTGCTCGCGGTCGGACTGGACGAGTTCGCCGACGGCGGCACACGCGGCCTGCGCACCCGCGTAGGCGAGGGCGCCGCGAACCTGTCCGGCGGTCAGGCGCGGCGCGTGCTGCTGGCCTGGCTGCTGCTGCGCGATCCCGCGCTGGCCCTGCTCGACGAGCCGTTTTCCGGACTGGACGAGGCCGCGCGCGAGCGCGCGATGAGCGCACTCGAGCCGTGGCTCGTGCGCCGCTGCGCGGTCATCGCCACGCACGAGCCGGAATGCTTTCCGGCGCACTGGCCGCGTATCGAACGTCGCTGA
- a CDS encoding cytochrome ubiquinol oxidase subunit I translates to MELDPLLLSRIQFAFVVSFHAIFPVFTIGLATYVAVLETIAFRTRSPEWARLSQFWIKIFAVVFGMGVVSGLVMAFQFGTNWSEFSYRTANFIGPTLSYEVVTAFFLEASFLGVLLFGRGRVPPGLHLFAAIMVAVGTFISSFWILATNSWMHTPAGYEMRDGIVHVVDWSAALFNPSFPYRFTHMALASFLTGGFVVAGVSAYYVLRRHAVGPSMKALRMCLVMLVCIAPLQAFVGDLHGLNTLAHQPSKVAAMEGAWETQRGLPLLLFAWPDQDAATNHAEIAIPKLASLILTHEWDGEVRGLEEWSPEERPNVFIVFWAFRVMIAIGLAMIAVAAWGVVLMWRGRLADSPAYLQVLRLMTPMPFIAVLAGWIVTEVGRQPWMLWQEISVADGLTPSLTGGMALFSLIGYMAIYAVVFSAGVYYLTRVVRKGMSDEPEGIDEIYMRPKRPLSVADVELDVGDEPPADAQTPATGGAR, encoded by the coding sequence GTGGAACTCGATCCGCTGCTGCTGTCCCGCATCCAGTTTGCCTTCGTGGTGTCCTTTCACGCCATCTTTCCGGTGTTCACGATCGGGCTGGCGACCTACGTCGCGGTTCTCGAGACCATCGCATTCCGCACGCGCTCGCCCGAATGGGCGCGACTGTCGCAGTTCTGGATCAAGATCTTCGCGGTGGTGTTCGGCATGGGGGTGGTGTCCGGGCTGGTGATGGCCTTCCAGTTCGGCACCAACTGGAGCGAGTTCTCCTACCGCACGGCCAATTTCATCGGCCCGACGCTCTCCTACGAGGTCGTCACGGCCTTCTTCCTGGAGGCGTCCTTCCTCGGTGTGCTGCTTTTCGGACGTGGCCGCGTGCCGCCAGGACTGCACCTGTTCGCCGCGATCATGGTGGCGGTCGGCACCTTCATCTCGTCGTTCTGGATTCTCGCGACCAATTCGTGGATGCACACGCCGGCCGGCTACGAGATGCGTGATGGCATCGTGCATGTGGTCGACTGGTCGGCAGCGTTGTTCAATCCGTCCTTCCCGTATCGCTTCACGCACATGGCGCTGGCCTCGTTCCTGACCGGTGGCTTCGTCGTTGCCGGCGTATCGGCCTACTACGTGCTGCGCCGCCATGCGGTGGGGCCAAGCATGAAGGCGCTGCGCATGTGTCTGGTGATGCTGGTGTGCATCGCGCCGCTGCAGGCCTTCGTCGGTGACCTGCACGGGCTCAATACGCTCGCGCACCAGCCTTCCAAGGTCGCTGCGATGGAAGGCGCCTGGGAGACGCAGCGGGGCCTGCCGCTGCTGCTCTTCGCGTGGCCCGACCAGGATGCCGCCACCAACCATGCAGAGATCGCCATCCCGAAGCTCGCCAGCCTGATCCTCACGCACGAGTGGGACGGCGAGGTACGCGGCCTGGAGGAATGGTCGCCGGAGGAGCGTCCCAATGTGTTCATCGTGTTCTGGGCCTTCCGCGTGATGATCGCCATCGGCCTGGCGATGATCGCGGTCGCCGCCTGGGGCGTGGTGCTGATGTGGCGCGGGCGGCTGGCTGACAGCCCGGCCTATCTGCAGGTGCTGCGACTGATGACGCCGATGCCCTTCATCGCGGTGCTGGCCGGCTGGATCGTCACCGAGGTCGGGCGCCAGCCGTGGATGCTGTGGCAGGAGATCAGCGTCGCCGATGGCCTCACCCCCAGCCTCACCGGCGGCATGGCGCTGTTCTCGCTGATCGGCTACATGGCGATCTACGCGGTGGTGTTCTCGGCCGGCGTGTATTACCTGACCCGCGTGGTGCGCAAGGGAATGTCGGATGAGCCCGAGGGAATCGACGAGATCTACATGCGGCCCAAGCGCCCGCTGTCGGTCGCTGATGTCGAACTCGACGTCGGTGACGAGCCGCCGGCCGACGCGCAGACTCCGGCCACAGGAGGTGCTCGATGA
- a CDS encoding sterol desaturase family protein codes for MNLEQLIIDNEPAIRLGFFLGVFVLVALWEVLAPRRALTLGRAMRWASNIGLVALNTLVVRVLFPAAAVGVAAFCAANGWGLLNHYAVSPWLAVPLAVIAMDFVIWLQHVMVHAIPALWRLHRVHHADLDYDLTTGARFHPLEIVLSMLIKFATIVVLGAPVVAVVIFEVVLNATSMFNHGNIRLPARVDRMLRLFVVTPDMHRVHHSVHEDETNSNFGFNLPWWDRLFGTYRAQPRDGHEGMTIGLSDLRDPRQSDRLPGMLMIPFRGQIDGYTINRRSFAAPDDKENP; via the coding sequence GTGAATCTGGAACAACTGATTATCGACAACGAGCCGGCGATCCGGCTGGGCTTCTTCCTCGGCGTGTTCGTGCTCGTCGCGCTGTGGGAAGTGCTGGCGCCACGTCGCGCGTTGACCCTCGGACGCGCCATGCGCTGGGCGTCGAACATTGGGCTGGTCGCGCTCAACACGCTGGTCGTGCGCGTGTTGTTCCCGGCCGCGGCGGTGGGCGTGGCGGCGTTTTGCGCCGCCAATGGCTGGGGCCTGCTCAACCACTACGCAGTGTCGCCATGGCTGGCCGTGCCGCTGGCGGTGATTGCGATGGACTTCGTGATCTGGCTGCAGCACGTCATGGTCCATGCCATACCGGCCTTGTGGCGCTTGCATCGCGTGCATCACGCCGACCTCGACTACGACCTGACCACCGGCGCGCGCTTTCACCCGCTGGAGATCGTGCTGTCGATGCTGATCAAGTTCGCGACCATCGTCGTGCTGGGTGCGCCAGTGGTCGCGGTGGTGATCTTCGAGGTCGTGCTCAACGCAACCTCGATGTTCAATCACGGCAACATCCGCCTGCCCGCGCGCGTCGACCGCATGTTGCGCCTGTTCGTCGTGACGCCCGACATGCACCGTGTGCATCACTCGGTGCATGAGGACGAGACCAACTCCAACTTCGGCTTCAACCTGCCCTGGTGGGATCGGCTCTTCGGTACCTACCGCGCGCAACCGCGCGATGGACACGAGGGCATGACCATCGGCCTGTCCGACCTGCGCGACCCGCGTCAGTCCGATCGCTTGCCGGGCATGCTGATGATTCCGTTCCGCGGCCAGATCGACGGTTACACCATCAACCGGCGCAGCTTCGCCGCGCCCGACGACAAGGAAAACCCATGA
- a CDS encoding MFS transporter translates to MTPIATERLNVAILVIGQTLFMVASITVMTLSGLVGRALGPDPGLATLPIAMMMLGTVISTLPASLYMKRVGRRAGFITGAGIGGIGGGLLAFGAVVLGSFWLFCLGNLLLGLYQGFAMYYRFAAADVASPAWRPRAMSFVMAGGVVAAFLGPWNANAASDWIAAAPSSGPYLVIALLALLSVGLLAFLRVPTSGEPRVGDPQRPMAEIARSRRFIVAALAAASGYAIMIVVMTATPLAMRGVGFELGDVALVMQWHVLGMFAPSFFTGGLIARFGHARILLAGCALLGASALTAAQGDTLMLFWSALVLLGIGWNFLFIGGSALLTTAHSEAERGKVQGINDLLIFALVTLGALLAGKLLHLVGWATLNLAMLPLILLVALAALWLGGPVTPRAASAVGDAK, encoded by the coding sequence ATGACCCCGATCGCGACCGAAAGACTCAACGTGGCCATCCTGGTGATCGGCCAGACGCTGTTCATGGTGGCCTCGATCACCGTGATGACGCTCAGCGGACTGGTCGGACGCGCGCTCGGGCCGGACCCGGGCCTGGCGACGCTGCCGATCGCGATGATGATGCTCGGCACGGTGATTTCCACGCTGCCGGCCTCGCTCTACATGAAGCGCGTCGGGCGTCGCGCGGGTTTCATCACCGGCGCGGGCATCGGCGGCATCGGCGGCGGACTGCTGGCCTTTGGCGCGGTGGTGCTGGGATCGTTCTGGCTGTTCTGTCTGGGCAACCTGTTGCTCGGCCTGTACCAGGGCTTCGCGATGTACTACCGCTTCGCTGCGGCCGACGTCGCCAGCCCGGCCTGGCGACCGCGCGCCATGTCGTTCGTCATGGCCGGCGGCGTGGTCGCGGCCTTCCTCGGCCCGTGGAACGCCAACGCCGCCTCGGACTGGATCGCGGCCGCGCCATCCAGTGGTCCGTATCTGGTGATCGCGCTGCTGGCACTGCTGTCCGTCGGCCTGCTCGCCTTCCTGCGTGTGCCCACCTCGGGCGAACCGCGCGTCGGCGACCCGCAGCGACCAATGGCAGAGATCGCGCGCAGCCGCCGCTTCATCGTCGCAGCGCTGGCCGCGGCCAGCGGCTACGCGATCATGATCGTGGTGATGACCGCCACCCCGCTGGCCATGCGCGGCGTCGGCTTCGAACTCGGTGACGTGGCTCTCGTCATGCAGTGGCACGTGCTGGGCATGTTTGCACCCTCGTTCTTCACCGGTGGCCTGATCGCACGCTTCGGCCATGCCCGCATTCTGCTCGCCGGCTGCGCGCTGCTCGGCGCATCGGCGCTCACCGCCGCGCAGGGCGACACGCTGATGCTGTTCTGGAGCGCGCTGGTGCTGCTCGGCATCGGCTGGAACTTTCTCTTCATCGGCGGCAGCGCCCTGCTCACCACCGCCCACTCCGAGGCCGAACGCGGCAAGGTGCAGGGCATCAACGACCTGCTGATCTTCGCGCTGGTCACGCTCGGCGCGCTGCTCGCCGGCAAGCTGCTGCATCTGGTCGGATGGGCCACGCTGAATCTGGCCATGCTGCCGCTGATCCTGCTGGTCGCGCTGGCGGCACTGTGGCTGGGGGGGCCGGTCACGCCGCGCGCGGCCAGCGCCGTGGGAGACGCCAAATGA
- the cydB gene encoding cytochrome d ubiquinol oxidase subunit II, whose translation MIDLVYVWIVLIGFGVLMYVLADGFDLGVGILFPFARDDAERDVMMNSVAPVWDGNETWLVLGGAGLLAAFPLVYTVFLPALYIGVFLMLGGLIFRGIAFEFRFKAPSGRRRFWNAAFFLGSLVAAFAQGAVVGTFIEGFETVDGRYVGGAMDWLTPFTVMTGFALVFGYALIGACWLVLKTEGPLQARVREFALRLLKAVMLFFLIISVWTPLVDDYVRGRWFDFVTWLWIFPVLTAAVAFALWRFLKLGHDATPFIATIVLFMLFYGGLLLSKWPYVVPPSYTFHDAASAPESQLFLLVGVLFVIPFVLMYTAWTYYVFRGKVRAGDGYH comes from the coding sequence ATGATCGATCTCGTCTATGTCTGGATCGTGCTGATCGGCTTCGGTGTGCTGATGTACGTGCTCGCCGACGGCTTCGACCTCGGGGTGGGGATTCTCTTTCCGTTTGCGCGCGACGACGCCGAGCGCGATGTGATGATGAACTCGGTCGCGCCGGTGTGGGACGGCAACGAGACCTGGCTGGTGCTCGGCGGCGCAGGCCTGCTGGCGGCCTTTCCGCTGGTCTACACGGTGTTCCTGCCGGCGCTCTACATCGGCGTGTTCCTGATGCTCGGCGGGCTGATCTTTCGCGGCATCGCCTTCGAGTTCCGCTTCAAGGCGCCGTCGGGGCGGCGCCGCTTCTGGAACGCGGCCTTCTTCCTTGGTTCGCTGGTCGCCGCCTTCGCCCAGGGCGCGGTGGTCGGCACCTTCATCGAGGGCTTCGAGACCGTGGATGGGCGTTACGTCGGTGGTGCGATGGACTGGCTCACGCCCTTCACCGTGATGACCGGCTTCGCGCTGGTGTTCGGCTACGCACTGATCGGTGCATGCTGGCTGGTGCTCAAGACGGAAGGGCCGTTGCAGGCGCGCGTGCGCGAGTTCGCGCTGCGCCTGCTCAAGGCGGTCATGTTGTTCTTCTTGATCATCAGCGTATGGACGCCGCTGGTCGACGACTATGTGCGCGGTCGCTGGTTCGACTTCGTGACCTGGCTGTGGATCTTCCCGGTGCTCACCGCGGCGGTCGCGTTCGCGTTGTGGCGCTTCCTCAAGCTCGGCCACGACGCCACGCCGTTCATCGCCACCATCGTGCTGTTCATGCTGTTCTACGGCGGCCTGCTGCTGTCCAAGTGGCCTTACGTCGTGCCGCCCAGCTACACCTTCCACGATGCCGCTTCCGCGCCGGAGAGCCAGCTCTTCCTGCTCGTCGGCGTGCTCTTCGTGATTCCGTTCGTGCTGATGTACACCGCCTGGACCTACTACGTGTTCCGCGGCAAGGTGCGTGCCGGCGACGGATATCACTGA
- a CDS encoding ArsR/SmtB family transcription factor, with product MTARTTKDLLYEQVARIGKAVSSPRRLEMLEMLAQGEKSVDSLALELGITMKLASAHLKALRDARLVLARRDGKHVFYRLSGEDVAGLTVKLREVAGEHLVELRMALGQMMAAPDTLQHFGRSELLERARRGDVVVIDVRPQSEYQAAHLPFARSMPLAELKRRVHELPRERDIVAYCRGPFCLLSDEAVAMLAAHGYRVRKIRDGVAEWQAAGLPVERGTPA from the coding sequence ATGACTGCACGCACGACCAAGGATCTGCTGTACGAACAGGTCGCGCGCATCGGCAAGGCGGTGTCCAGCCCCAGGCGCCTGGAGATGCTCGAAATGCTCGCTCAGGGCGAGAAGAGCGTGGACTCGCTGGCGCTGGAACTGGGCATCACGATGAAGCTCGCCAGCGCACACCTGAAGGCCTTGCGCGACGCGCGCCTGGTGCTGGCGCGTCGCGACGGCAAGCACGTTTTCTACCGGCTCAGCGGCGAGGATGTGGCCGGCCTGACGGTGAAACTGCGCGAGGTCGCAGGCGAGCATCTGGTCGAACTGCGCATGGCACTCGGCCAGATGATGGCCGCACCCGACACGCTGCAGCACTTCGGCCGCTCCGAACTGCTCGAGCGCGCACGGCGCGGTGACGTAGTGGTGATCGACGTGCGCCCGCAGAGCGAATACCAGGCCGCCCATCTGCCCTTCGCGCGCTCGATGCCGCTGGCGGAACTGAAACGCCGCGTGCATGAACTGCCTCGCGAGCGCGACATCGTGGCCTATTGCCGCGGACCCTTCTGCCTGCTCTCCGACGAAGCCGTGGCCATGCTTGCCGCACACGGCTACCGCGTGCGCAAGATCCGCGACGGCGTGGCCGAATGGCAGGCCGCCGGCCTGCCGGTCGAGCGCGGCACCCCGGCCTGA